GACAAATCACTGGCAGCACGGCGGGCATTTTCGCTTGATGGGTTGAAGGAACTGGATGCGCTCTATGAGCAATTGCTCAGTAATTTAAAGCTGGCAATGTCGGTGTTCTTCTCTGGCGATGTCACCAGCGCCCGTCGTTTACGCCGTAGTAAGCATCGTTTTCGCATTCTTAATCGCCGTTATTCCCATGCTCACGTCGATCGCCTGCATCAGCAAAACGTGCAAAGCATTGAAACCAGTTCGCTACATTTAGGCTTACTGGGAGATATGCAGCGCCTGAACTCGCTGTTTTGTTCGGTGGCTTACAGTGTGCTGGAACAGCCGGATGAAGATGAGGGACGGGACGAGTATTAATACCGTGACCCTGTAGGCCTGATAAGACGCGTAAAGCGTCGCATCAGGCACTATGAACAAGATGCCGGATCATGCATCCGGCAATTCACTTAAAAACGGTGACCCGCTTCCAGCGGCACCGCTTCCTCACCAGCTTTAAATACATAAGTGGTATTCGGGCCGCCCAGCGTAGCGTGACCTTTACTTACTGTGATCCAGTTACCTTCCGGCAGGCCAATAATGGTCAGTTCTGGCGCGACGACCAGCAGTTCGCGAATACGCTGCTCGCGCGTTTCCCCTTTATGGCCTTCCGGCAGCGCGTTGGTGAAGTGCGGGTTGATTTGCAGCGGGAACAGATTCAGCGCATCGAAACCTTGCGGATCGACAATCGGCATATCGTTAGTAGTACGGATGGTTGGGCAAGCAAGGTTAGCGCCTGCACTCCAGCCGATATACAGCGCGCCACGTTTTACTACGTCGGCAATGGGTGCCAAAAGCCCGCGTACGCGGCATTCTTTCAGCAACTGGAAAGTGTTGCCGCCGCCGACAATCACGATCTCAGCATTTTCAATCGCGGCAACAGGATCGGCCACGCTATGAATACCGGTGACAGAAACGCCAAGTGGGGCAAGGACCGCAGCCGTTTTGGCCGTATAATCATCCCAGGTTTGCGTTACGCCAGCGAAAGGAATAAACACCGCTGAACGGCGACCTTGCAACTGTTCAGCAATCAACGGCAGCGCATGTTCCAGCCAGGCTTTACCCGGCAGCGTCG
The DNA window shown above is from Escherichia sp. E4742 and carries:
- the pepE gene encoding dipeptidase PepE; this encodes MELLLLSNSTLPGKAWLEHALPLIAEQLQGRRSAVFIPFAGVTQTWDDYTAKTAAVLAPLGVSVTGIHSVADPVAAIENAEIVIVGGGNTFQLLKECRVRGLLAPIADVVKRGALYIGWSAGANLACPTIRTTNDMPIVDPQGFDALNLFPLQINPHFTNALPEGHKGETREQRIRELLVVAPELTIIGLPEGNWITVSKGHATLGGPNTTYVFKAGEEAVPLEAGHRF